The Vibrio rhizosphaerae genome contains the following window.
ACCATATTTTTACGGTTTAAATCTACAGTTGGCATCATCCATCACGGTGCTTTCATCGTCGGTAAGGATAGGAATATGAAATTGATAAAAATATTAATCGCAACGTTGGGCTGTATTTACGCTTTATCTGCCCAAGCCGGGTTTTATATCGCCAATGGCGTTTTATATGAAGGCAATGGGCATCCTTTTAAAATGCGTGGCATCAACCATGCCCACACTTGGTATGTTGATCGGTTGAATCATGCTTTAGACGGAATTGCCGCGACAGGGGCAAATACAGTTCGGGTGGTTTTGAGTAATGGTCAGCGCTGGAATAAGAATAGTCCTGCCGATGTAGCGAATGTGATTTGGCAAGCCAAAACAAGACATCTAATCACGGTGCTTGAAGTCCATGATACAACCGGCTTTGGTGAAGAGTGGCAGGCTGCAAGTTTAGATTCTGCCGCGGATTATTGGATTGAACTCAAAGATCAACTTATTGGGCAAGAGGATTATGTCATCATCAATCTGGGTAATGAACCCGTGGGGAATGGCGTGAATGCCAATGTGTGGATTGACGGTCATATCCATGCCATTCAGCGCTTAAGAAACGCGGGATTGACTCATACTCTGATGGTTGATGCGCCAAACTGGGGACAAGACTGGCAACAGATTATGCTGAATCGTGCGCAGTCAGTATTTGATGCTGACCCGCTGCGCAATACCATTTTTAGTGTCCACATGTATCAGGTCTATGGGGGCTATCCGGCTGTGAATAATTACATCACTGCATTTCTCAACAAAGGTCTGGCACTGGTTGTCGGTGAGTTTGGTGCGAGCCATCAAGGCGAGGATGTTGCGGAAGATGCGATTATGGAGCGGGCCGAAACGTTGAATATCGGCTATATCGGCTGGTCATGGTCGGGCAATAATCAAGATGTTGCGGATCTGGATATTGTCAACCACTGGGATAACAACTCATATAGTGCATGGGGCAAAATCCTGATTGATGGCGTGAATGGTATCCGAACAACCTCGACACCAGCCACAATATTCACTTGTGGTGCATCTTGTCAGTAACATGTTGTGAGTGTTTATCTGATCAATCACCAATCGGACAGAGATAGCACTATCTCTGTCTGGACTTTGATCATTGTAACTCGTTATTTATCACTTAGATGCGAGTGAATTGGGAGCAATCATACAGATTCGGAATAATTATAAGATTCATTATATACCAGCCCGATTATAAGCAATTTGTTGTACTAATATGCTAATTGTTCCATTTTGTCTCAGTCGTCTGAATTTTGGCGTGTGACAAGACATTGTGTTCATCGTGAAAAAGAGCGGTGTCTATGAGCTTGTATGACTTTCGTGTCCGCATTGAAATAGCCAGAC
Protein-coding sequences here:
- a CDS encoding glycoside hydrolase family 5 protein; its protein translation is MKLIKILIATLGCIYALSAQAGFYIANGVLYEGNGHPFKMRGINHAHTWYVDRLNHALDGIAATGANTVRVVLSNGQRWNKNSPADVANVIWQAKTRHLITVLEVHDTTGFGEEWQAASLDSAADYWIELKDQLIGQEDYVIINLGNEPVGNGVNANVWIDGHIHAIQRLRNAGLTHTLMVDAPNWGQDWQQIMLNRAQSVFDADPLRNTIFSVHMYQVYGGYPAVNNYITAFLNKGLALVVGEFGASHQGEDVAEDAIMERAETLNIGYIGWSWSGNNQDVADLDIVNHWDNNSYSAWGKILIDGVNGIRTTSTPATIFTCGASCQ